A region from the Sphingomonas flavescens genome encodes:
- the folE gene encoding GTP cyclohydrolase I FolE, translating into MSGDPVDGDLVEPPPADAVPADVAEAVRTIIRWAGDDPDREGLLDTPRRVARAWREYARGYLENPADHLSRTFEEVGGYDEIVLLKGIPFQSHCEHHMAPIIGTASIAYLPRDRVVGISKLARVLHGFARRLQVQERLTAQVADAIWEHLEPKGVAVVVEASHACMTARGVQTPGVMMTTSRMMGTFREDERSRREVLALMGY; encoded by the coding sequence ATGAGCGGCGATCCAGTGGATGGCGATCTGGTCGAACCGCCCCCGGCGGACGCCGTACCGGCAGACGTTGCGGAGGCGGTGAGAACGATCATTCGTTGGGCCGGCGACGACCCGGACCGCGAAGGCTTGCTCGACACGCCGCGGCGGGTTGCACGGGCCTGGCGGGAATATGCGCGCGGCTATCTCGAAAACCCGGCCGATCATTTGAGTCGAACATTCGAGGAGGTGGGAGGTTATGACGAGATCGTCCTGCTGAAGGGCATCCCATTCCAATCCCATTGCGAGCACCACATGGCGCCGATCATCGGGACCGCTTCGATCGCCTATCTGCCCCGTGACCGCGTCGTCGGGATCAGCAAGCTGGCGCGCGTTCTACATGGCTTTGCGCGGCGGCTGCAGGTGCAGGAGCGGCTGACCGCTCAGGTTGCCGACGCTATTTGGGAGCATCTTGAGCCGAAGGGCGTGGCGGTCGTCGTCGAGGCTAGCCACGCCTGCATGACAGCGCGCGGCGTCCAGACGCCGGGTGTGATGATGACGACCAGCCGGATGATGGGCACGTTCCGCGAGGACGAACGCAGTCGCCGCGAGGTCCTCGCCCTGATGGGTTATTGA
- a CDS encoding PA2169 family four-helix-bundle protein, with product MAEHSETITALNTLIATTIDSVNGYEDSAKNIDNERLREIFRQRADERQEVVSKLRSEVQRLGGNPEDDGSFLGKTHQRFEDLKAAITGRDEKSIINEVERGEDYLKEKWQAALHTDGIQGESRQVIEQCYQSVKQGHDQISQLKHGLETPSNA from the coding sequence ATGGCTGAACATTCAGAAACTATCACCGCACTCAACACGCTGATCGCAACGACCATCGACAGCGTGAACGGATATGAAGACAGCGCGAAGAATATCGACAATGAGCGCCTGCGCGAAATCTTCCGCCAGCGCGCCGATGAGCGGCAGGAAGTCGTTTCAAAGCTCCGTTCGGAAGTGCAGCGCCTCGGTGGAAACCCGGAGGATGACGGCTCATTCCTTGGCAAGACCCACCAGCGTTTCGAAGATTTGAAGGCGGCCATTACGGGCCGCGATGAAAAGTCGATCATCAACGAGGTCGAACGCGGCGAGGATTATCTCAAGGAGAAGTGGCAGGCTGCGCTGCACACCGATGGCATTCAAGGTGAGAGCCGCCAGGTGATTGAGCAATGCTATCAGTCGGTGAAGCAGGGCCACGACCAGATCAGCCAGCTGAAGCACGGGCTGGAAACTCCGAGCAACGCTTAA
- a CDS encoding flavin monoamine oxidase family protein, whose translation MALTRRGLLERIGHAGGIGAAYMAMETLGLAIPTAAGAENFALARAGNGKSVVVLGAGVAGLVSAYELQRAGYRVTVLEARDRIGGRSWSIRGGDRIVQMGRADQHASFDPGLYFNAGPARLPSSHRVILGYARRFGVQLEPFINVNRNAGWDFGGKVQPERRMVEDLRGHLAELLAKAIDRHALDGVVSKDELAMVRQFLVPYGSLDDKGTYRPSGSSGWATDGGGYAQAPVPLGSLAFKDLAPSPAVTLPYLFEHIWDMQSTMLQPVGGMDRIAHAIYQPVKPLVRLKSPVTAIRRAGDRVRIEHGPGKQITEADVCVCTLGANLLTKIPNDFSPAKQAALKKVEYLPSVKVAFEAPRFWESDDNIFGGLAWTDRDNENVIYPSNNIGAAKGVLVGAYVAGWTHRDNPQKFAAYSDAKRLQVSRESVEALHPGRSRLLGKGVTVGWGLVPYSEGVGAIWPDGPGGNGARGADYAELLKPEGPIVFAGEHLSYQGLWQEGAALSAHEALKLVAAMARESAPA comes from the coding sequence ATGGCACTGACACGCAGGGGATTGCTTGAACGCATTGGCCACGCGGGGGGCATCGGCGCCGCCTACATGGCAATGGAGACATTGGGCTTGGCAATCCCAACGGCGGCGGGGGCAGAGAATTTCGCGCTCGCACGGGCGGGCAATGGTAAGTCTGTAGTCGTCCTGGGCGCCGGCGTCGCCGGATTGGTGTCCGCCTATGAACTTCAGCGCGCGGGTTACCGGGTCACGGTGCTCGAAGCGCGCGACCGCATTGGTGGCCGCTCGTGGTCGATCCGCGGCGGTGACCGCATCGTCCAGATGGGCCGCGCCGACCAGCACGCTTCCTTCGATCCCGGGCTCTATTTCAACGCCGGCCCGGCGCGCTTGCCCTCATCGCATCGCGTGATTCTGGGCTACGCGCGCCGCTTCGGTGTCCAGCTGGAGCCGTTCATCAACGTCAATCGCAACGCCGGCTGGGACTTCGGCGGCAAGGTCCAGCCGGAGCGGCGGATGGTTGAAGATCTTCGCGGACACCTCGCGGAGTTGCTGGCGAAGGCCATCGACCGTCACGCCCTGGACGGGGTGGTGTCGAAGGATGAGCTGGCGATGGTTCGCCAATTTCTCGTTCCGTACGGTTCGCTGGACGACAAAGGCACCTATCGACCATCCGGGTCTTCGGGCTGGGCGACGGACGGCGGCGGTTACGCGCAGGCGCCAGTGCCGCTTGGTTCGCTGGCCTTCAAGGACCTCGCGCCGTCGCCCGCGGTGACGCTGCCTTATTTGTTCGAGCACATCTGGGACATGCAATCGACGATGCTGCAGCCGGTCGGCGGCATGGATCGCATCGCGCACGCCATTTATCAGCCGGTGAAGCCCTTGGTGCGCCTGAAGTCGCCCGTGACTGCCATCCGCCGCGCGGGCGATCGCGTCCGGATCGAGCACGGCCCGGGCAAACAGATCACCGAAGCCGACGTTTGCGTGTGTACGCTCGGCGCGAACCTGCTGACCAAAATTCCGAACGACTTCTCACCGGCCAAGCAGGCGGCGCTGAAGAAGGTCGAATATTTGCCCAGCGTGAAGGTCGCGTTCGAGGCGCCGCGCTTCTGGGAAAGCGACGATAATATCTTCGGCGGACTGGCCTGGACCGACCGAGATAATGAGAACGTCATCTACCCGTCGAACAACATCGGGGCCGCCAAGGGCGTGCTGGTGGGTGCCTACGTCGCCGGCTGGACTCATCGCGACAACCCGCAGAAATTTGCCGCCTACAGCGATGCAAAGCGGCTTCAAGTCTCGCGGGAATCTGTGGAGGCCCTGCATCCGGGACGGTCGAGGCTGTTAGGCAAAGGCGTGACGGTCGGCTGGGGGCTGGTTCCATATTCGGAAGGCGTGGGCGCGATCTGGCCCGATGGGCCCGGCGGCAATGGTGCGCGTGGGGCCGATTATGCCGAACTGCTGAAGCCCGAGGGGCCGATCGTCTTCGCGGGCGAGCATCTGAGCTATCAGGGACTGTGGCAGGAAGGTGCTGCGCTGTCGGCGCACGAAGCCCTCAAACTCGTCGCCGCGATGGCACGAGAGTCAGCGCCAGCCTAG
- a CDS encoding methyltransferase gives MRLLLIATAALALSPIATLASAQSTLAAAVADTANRTPDNVKLDESRKPAALLQFFGVKSGIQALDMFGANRYWAEIMSPVVGPKGHITVWQPTQFLTDKNRVPFEDFAGRAKNVSLISSPFEAPDLPKAKFDFALINMDYHDTYWESAERKIPRQDPNAWLKRLYAAMKPGGVVGVVDHVANAKSDPRESVEKMHRIDPEIIKADFKRAGFVLAGSSDLLRNAADDHSKGVFDASIRGKTDRAVFKFKKPR, from the coding sequence ATGCGCTTGCTGCTCATCGCTACTGCCGCCCTTGCCTTGTCGCCAATTGCCACCCTTGCATCCGCGCAGTCGACCTTGGCTGCTGCCGTCGCCGACACTGCCAACCGCACGCCGGACAACGTGAAGCTGGATGAATCCCGTAAACCGGCGGCGCTGCTGCAGTTCTTCGGGGTCAAGTCGGGCATCCAGGCGCTCGATATGTTCGGCGCCAACAGATATTGGGCGGAGATCATGTCGCCGGTGGTCGGGCCCAAGGGCCACATCACCGTCTGGCAGCCCACGCAGTTCCTGACTGACAAGAACCGCGTGCCGTTCGAAGATTTTGCCGGGCGCGCGAAGAACGTCAGCCTGATTTCCAGCCCATTCGAAGCGCCGGACCTGCCCAAGGCGAAGTTCGACTTTGCGCTGATCAATATGGACTACCACGATACCTATTGGGAAAGCGCCGAGCGCAAGATCCCACGACAGGATCCGAATGCCTGGCTCAAGCGGCTTTACGCCGCCATGAAGCCGGGTGGGGTCGTGGGCGTAGTCGACCACGTTGCGAACGCGAAGAGCGATCCGCGCGAAAGCGTCGAAAAGATGCACCGCATCGACCCGGAAATCATCAAGGCCGACTTCAAGCGCGCGGGATTTGTGCTCGCGGGTTCTAGCGATCTGCTCCGCAACGCCGCCGACGATCACAGCAAGGGCGTGTTCGATGCGTCGATCCGCGGCAAGACGGACCGGGCTGTCTTCAAGTTTAAGAAGCCGCGTTGA
- a CDS encoding dicarboxylate/amino acid:cation symporter: protein MTEADGKPAKEAGAGLRAYYALGSLVLGIVAGIFANGLGGGSRDNALGVASFVGTLWLNGLKMTVIPLVVALLIVGIAKSAEAAQAGRIAGRSVLWIVIICTLSSIFGAIATVALTGVFPLSRDTAGLLQVALGHVEQTASGPLPGAAEFFKGVVPSNVVAAASNGDVLPLTVFAVLFALALTKIAARGREAVVTVFEAVGEALLVVIGWVLAVAPIGVFALAFTVGATAGGAAFAGLGHYVIIISVIGILVTLAAYPLAAVAGRVNLGSFSRALIAPQAVAISTRSSLASLPAMLASAKQMGLRDEVSDVSLPIAVALFRATGPAMNTAVAFYVAHWLGLEPTFAQMVAATAVGAVMSYGAVSLPGEVTYISSIAPIALALGVPIAPLGLLVAVEMVPDIFRTVGNVTHDVTLASIVDRETR, encoded by the coding sequence TTGACCGAAGCGGACGGTAAGCCGGCAAAAGAGGCCGGCGCGGGTCTGAGGGCTTATTATGCACTCGGTTCACTGGTGCTCGGCATTGTCGCGGGGATCTTCGCCAACGGATTAGGCGGCGGCTCGCGCGACAATGCGCTTGGCGTTGCCTCATTCGTCGGCACGCTGTGGCTCAACGGCCTGAAGATGACCGTCATTCCGTTGGTCGTCGCGCTGTTGATCGTCGGCATCGCCAAAAGCGCCGAAGCGGCTCAAGCGGGCCGTATTGCGGGACGTTCAGTGTTGTGGATCGTCATTATCTGCACCCTATCGTCGATCTTTGGCGCCATCGCGACCGTCGCCTTGACCGGCGTTTTTCCACTTTCGCGCGACACCGCGGGGCTGCTGCAGGTGGCGCTGGGCCATGTCGAGCAAACGGCATCAGGTCCGCTGCCTGGTGCTGCCGAGTTCTTTAAAGGGGTCGTGCCATCGAACGTGGTGGCTGCGGCCAGCAACGGCGATGTCCTTCCCCTGACGGTGTTTGCCGTATTGTTCGCACTGGCCCTCACCAAGATCGCGGCCCGCGGGCGCGAGGCCGTGGTGACCGTGTTCGAAGCGGTCGGGGAGGCGCTGCTGGTCGTGATCGGCTGGGTCTTGGCGGTAGCGCCAATCGGCGTTTTCGCCTTGGCCTTCACCGTCGGTGCGACCGCCGGAGGCGCCGCGTTCGCGGGACTCGGCCATTATGTGATCATCATCTCCGTGATCGGCATCCTCGTGACGCTTGCAGCCTATCCGCTGGCTGCGGTGGCCGGACGGGTTAATCTGGGCAGTTTCTCGCGGGCACTGATTGCGCCGCAGGCTGTCGCGATCTCAACGCGGTCATCCCTCGCATCGCTTCCCGCCATGCTTGCATCGGCGAAACAAATGGGCCTGCGCGACGAGGTCAGCGACGTATCGCTGCCGATCGCAGTGGCGCTGTTCCGCGCGACTGGTCCCGCCATGAACACCGCTGTCGCATTCTACGTCGCGCACTGGCTCGGCCTCGAGCCGACCTTTGCGCAAATGGTCGCAGCAACCGCCGTGGGCGCGGTCATGAGCTATGGTGCGGTCAGCCTGCCGGGCGAAGTGACCTACATCAGCTCGATCGCGCCAATCGCGCTGGCTCTTGGCGTTCCGATCGCCCCACTGGGGCTACTAGTGGCTGTAGAAATGGTGCCGGACATCTTCCGAACGGTCGGCAACGTTACTCATGACGTGACCCTCGCCAGCATCGTAGACCGAGAAACGCGTTAA
- a CDS encoding UrcA family protein, which translates to MMFKAIPAAAALAVAAVLVVPTVSHAQDTRSMAVSYADLNLASAKGQDRLQRRVNLAASYVCGQADTRDFNWAREVELCRTGALEGAQPAILAAINNARHPSVEVLQATSLVVTAK; encoded by the coding sequence ATGATGTTCAAAGCAATCCCCGCAGCCGCTGCGCTCGCAGTCGCGGCCGTGTTGGTGGTCCCGACCGTAAGCCATGCGCAGGATACCCGCTCCATGGCTGTTTCCTATGCCGACCTGAATCTTGCATCCGCCAAGGGCCAGGACAGGCTGCAGCGGCGGGTCAACCTTGCCGCCTCATACGTCTGCGGGCAGGCCGACACGCGCGATTTCAACTGGGCGCGCGAGGTTGAGCTCTGCCGCACCGGCGCGCTGGAAGGTGCGCAGCCGGCGATTTTAGCGGCAATCAACAATGCCCGTCATCCGAGCGTCGAAGTTCTCCAGGCCACCTCGCTAGTCGTCACGGCGAAGTGA